The DNA window GATCAAGTTGGCCCTTTTGCGAACAGTTCGATGTACCATCTCCCTTCAACCCTTTAAACAAAATGCGACAAAAGGTGGAACGCATTCGCTGTCCACTCTCAGGTTGGCAATAACGGTAGGATAAGAGCATTCTTAAGACCAAAGAGTTAGACAGACGATAAAGGAGGAAAGTTCTCCGTTCGAAAAAAGACACAGAACtcagagtttaaaaaaaaaagttgttaatTAAACTGCAATCCCTAAATAAGAAGTAAATATAAAATGCTCATTGTGATAACCTGGCCTCTTTTCTCTTCAAATCATCTTTTTGGGGGGAGACCTCCAATAGGCAACATTCAAAACTAAGGTAACAATCTTATAGTAGATATTTTCCATGTAAAAAGacaatttatttagatatttaagaaaataaatgaatagtAAACAAACTGAAACatctatataataaataaaataaatcttataaacAGCAAACTGCATATTTAGCCACCATTTCACCACCCCCAAACCCCTTTACACCACACCAATATCCCTTTTCCCTTAAATATGTATGATAAATAgctataataatagtaatagtaataataataataatataggaATGTTTTCTACAATTTACATGAActaattataactaaaatactatatataccAACTACTACTTTATATTCACACTATTCACTTTGGGTGGCTTGAGCAGCAGCAACAAGGGCAGCCCCAATACCTGAACCGTCTTCCATTACTTTTAGGACAACATGCTTCGCAATTTCTTCTCCTAAAATCTCATTCATCGCTTCGTGAAGATACTCTCTAAACATAGAATAACTTGTGTATAAACCACCCTCAATTGCCACTACCGATCTTCTCATCTTATTCTGCTGATTACtactattattgttattattataattcacTCTTCCACCTGAATAACCGCAACTCCCATCCCTACCAATTTTCTTCAGGATTCCCACTATCCCAGCAGCCGCCAATCTTGCTCCACGACGAGTCACCACATCACAAACCTTCACAACAAGTTTCCTAACCTTCAAAGGAACTTCTTCAATCTATACAAAATAACAATCAATGcaaaaaattaatcaataaaaatgattgatTGTTTAGTTTTGACCTAAGATCTCAAAATCCACACACTACCTCCAGAACTTCCTTCAATATTTGAGCTACCTCCGCCAAGTCGGGAGAATCATCCTGATGCATGGCTGCCATCAAGGGTGTTCTGAAAGAAACCGTAATGAGAGTTTTTATGTCGAACTAAGGCAGAGTATTGATGATAACAGTGAATTAAGTAAGTTATGAATGAAAGAAACCGTAATGAGACAACTAAGGCAGTGTTCTGAAAGAAACCGTAATGAGAGTTTTAATGTCGAACTAAGGCATAGTATTGATGATAACAGCGAATTAAGTAAGTTATGAATGAAAGAAACCGTAATGAGAGTTTTTATGTCGAACTAAGGCAGAGTATTGATAATAACAGCGAATTAAGTAAGTTATGAATGAATATATTGTGTTATTTGAGAAAGGGAGAGAAATTGTACCTCAAAACAAAAGGCTGGCTTAATTTAGGAGATGCTTCTCCAAAAACATCAGACTCTTGAGACATTCTGAGAAGAACTCTTCTTACTATATCTCCTAGATACATTCCTGATATCATCTTCTCAAAGATCTGCAGTAGAAGAAACATCTCCCTTAAGATTGAgaaaggccctttaaatttcAACACGGATCTAACTACTCTTTTAAAGCAAGTAAATATAACCTGATCATTTGGGTTAGGGCTATCAGAATCTAAGTCGACATCATAAGATGTCCTTGGCAAATGCGATGACCAGAAGTTTCCCCATTCCATATTAATCACCTAACAACaacacatttaaatttaaataaaacagtGATATCATTTAGAACAACCAGCCTCCATTAGACCACAacataactaataataatacatgTGAAATTATACCATGCCCCCAGAAGAAGTGAAAAGGCCTTGACATTTGATAATCGCATCTGCGCGCTCAAAATAGCAAGCATTTGTACCCGTACCAATTATGACTGAAGCAACTGTGTCTGGATCGTGATAGTGTCCAACTGCCAACGTCCCAACCGTATCATTTATCTGAGATATAGAATTGTGATTTTCAAAACAATCAGAAAAATATATCTTCTCCGACTATAGATGGAGATAAGGAACTTGTAGCTAGCTGCTTACAAGAGCTCCAACCCGCATATCAAGACTTTTCTTAGCCATCGACACTTGCAAAACCTCGGAAACATCTCTTTGAACCTAAACACGAGACAACAAGCTTCAATCTCCAGTAATTTAGAAATAGTTACAATGGAGATTAAATCAATTCATGCTGCAAGAAACCACAATTCAATCTCAAGTAATTTCTAGACCAGGGTTTTTTCTCTGAAGGAGGCTAGCACGACATCTTACTGTCATGACCTCAATTCAATTAAGGTTTGTTATTTGTTGGCTAAAATGGGTATTACATTCTTATAATGCAATTGGAGGATGAATTCCAAATCTTCCATAAACAAGAAATGAAATGAAACTATCCATCCTATAGCACAACCTGAACTCACTCTTCAGTTATCAATGGAACCAACACTTGACTGACTAACCATGTCTTGAATGTTGAATCCCTTTGTCCATTTGATAAGAATGCCCGAAGAAACAGAAGTCTGTTTTACAGGAAATGAGAACGTTAACCCTAGCTGTTTTCTTCTTTCAACCACGGGCACACCGGAAGAAGAACTACTTTCTTCCTTGTCGACAAATTCCTTTAGCGATGAAgcaatataatcaaacaaatcctGGCAgcaatagaaaaaaataaaataatcaattccCACACTTTTACGTTACGAAAATATTAATTAGCTACCACGAGATTTATTAATTTGCCACCTCGGTAGTACTCGTCATCAGATCTACAGGAATCGGTTGTCGTTGCACTTCGTGTTTAATGGATTGGGACCTATTTCCTTCAAGATGAACTCTTAATGCTCTAAAATTAGTGCCACCAAGATGTAGAGCATAATATATTCCCTTCTCATTCCTACAGAACACCAAGAAAagtaataaatgtttaattctTAAGGCAATGCAATACATTTAATTATCAACATTCCAATTTATGCAGAAACCTGAAAATGTCACCATATGAGACAACTAATCATTCTATCTATATTACAAGCATTTACAGAATCTGAATCAATAGGAATATATCCAAACAGCATTCATTGCACCCTTAAGTATTTCATTGCAAAAGGAAGCTTCCTCTCTATAATGTAGCATCTAAAGTTGCCCCAGTGAGAAGAAATCATctaaaaccaaaaacccaaaacctaaaatctgaaatttcgaaatcttaaaaagaaaatcaacttggagaatCAAAAAACATCAAATGATCAGAGTCAGTAAAGAGGTGGATAAAACAGAGAGAATGAAATGCTGGATAAAATATACCCATTGGGAAGATTATCAACAAAAGTAAGAAGCATCTTAAGTTTGCTGCCTCCTTCGGAAGCCAAACCAGCGTGCATCTCCACAGCCATAGCATCAACCACCTGTTTCAATCTCCCCACCGACGTAGAACAAGACTCTTCCATATCCTCCATCACAGAAACCACTCGTCTCCACTTACGCCGGATCCTCACCCTCTTTCCAACCATCATCGCCGCGATCACAAACGTCGCCGTTGCACATCCCAATACCAACCCAAACCCAACTTTCCCCATCCCCATCTTTCTTTTCTTATCTCACACGAAAATCAACCGTTCAAGCCATACAAAAAGACGGGTAGTCCCGATTCGACCACTTATTCCTTATCCCTCTCTCGCTTTGTCTCTCCAGCAGCATCGGCTTCTCTTTCGCGACGATTTTCACGCCGGCGGCGAAACGCAGACGACCTGTTCGAATAAATGTCCCAGAGAGAAtcgaaagagaaagaaagagagagagagagagtcttCGTAGATAGTAATGTTGGAAAAGCAAACTGCTGGATACTTATAATATCAATGAAAAGACATATATACCCTTCACCCAATAAGTAAATACCGAATCTGTGCccgttttatttatttattttataccatAATAAAAATCCTTagattgtataaataaattaattattatttttttttctattaggCCCACATTTGCGAGTTTGGTGAGAGTAATTGACACTGTCAACGGAAGTAATTACGGTATTGCCATTGGCCTTATAATGATGAACTTTCCAACAATGAAAAGaagattatgatgatgatgtgtCAGTCAGTGTGACACATAAACACGTTAATTCACTTCATTAaccactaaaataaaataaataatatatttaaatatatataataaaattattaaacataaaatttatcttcaaattaacaataaatattttaagtaaagtGATAGTCATTTggtgtaaaaataataaagttgagaaaaaataaaataaaaaataaatctgattTAATCTTACGTCACGTCATTcttatctatattttttaaccttatcatttctaatattttaattataaaattatttaaaattaattaatttatatttataatttaatataataatataaaatatatatatatatatatattattataatattagcaCGTGAAGGGATTATTGCACCCtcactcaaatattttaatattatttcttctCAATACATAAATGTTGGGTTAGCTTATAAGCatggttatatttttattacattctcaatttataatttttaaataatttttaactatcaaaattaatttctaaaaatctTAAAAGGATTTGTTGtgcaaatttaaaataattaattttttttaatataatattgtataaatagattttcaaaataattaaatcttaaactatttaaaatgaaaaaataaataagtattaattaaaataatagacttaataagataaattatttagtactaatataattagtatttttttaggggaaaaagaaaaaatttaaggAAAGTCAAATAAGGCTTTAGGCTTAGGACATTTACCCAAACTCGAACCCAAATCAGATCACGCGGAGAGATGCAAGAACTCAAACCTATATGCTCAGCAAGCAGCCCAGGCCAAAAACATCCGATGGAATCCTTTGTGACCAAATTGTTTATGTGCCCTCTCACAAAGagattgaaataattaaaaaaataatcatttcaaTCTCCTCTAGGTGTGAGGGATATATAGACCATTTGGTCATAGAAGATCTCATATGTAGAAGCAGAAGCATGCAGGTAGAATGCTCCATCACAACCCAATGCCAACGCGCGTTTAAAGATCGCTCAGACGCCATGTTTTCTTCATTACACATATAACCTTCAGGGATAGAGCTAGGATTTGAAACCTATCCGGctaaatttttatcaaaaaaactATCCGgctagttttataataatatcaaataaacaaacaaaataaactaagTTTACTGTCACTAGTGCCTTTTAGCGACGAGAAATAATCCATAACGACGATAAATTACCGTCATTACTGATAAATACATACAAGATATTTAGGGCTACCCGGGCTACAGCTCGGGCCGGCTTGtacctggctccgcccctgataACCTTCATccgatttttttgaaaaaaaatgatgaacatTTTCAACCAAATTTAACATCAAAATGATCACCAAGATAGAGTGATCATTTTGTCTACAACCCTTCACCGTACCATTTGTCGAAATGATAGAATTCGACAAAAAAATGTGACAAGTCATTAATGTCATTTCTCTCAAATTCAACCGTCTTAGCCACTCGTACTAGTTATTAAAAGAATCCTGGGTCATTCTGAAAAGAGggaggagaagaaaaaaaaactcaagaaGGATTATACCATAATCCGTTATTAAGGGTAAAAACTTCATGTTTCTATTTCTTTGAAAAATTCGAAAAGAAAATCATAAGTTATTTTAATCTATCCAAAAGCTTCAAATCGTCAATAGAAGTTGTTTACAATCGACTATAAGTTTTCAATTACTCTATATTTACGAGTGCGTTTAGCCAACTCGCCAACCTCATCCACAACTGAGGCGCTCACTCTCACCCTCACGATGCTTGACTGTGATGATCCCCACGTTGACCTAGGATAAATAGAATGCTCGGCCAACTCGTGCCCAAGCCCGAACGGTGACCGTGAATCAAATCCAACCTATCCAAATAgcccttaaaataattttaaaaaataaaatcctaaaaagtatataatatattttataataaaaatacaaaaaaaaaagtttttattaaGATCTAGTATATATGTtcctttttaaatattttattagtcatTTGTacataaaaattgttttaaaaaatcttaaaaattaaattttatatgatttatctGAAAACTAATTtggttagtttattttttaatttaaaaaattcaaagtaTGATTAAATTTCAATACCTCAAacatttagaatttttataagtttaaaacaaaaaaaaaatatataaaacaacaaattttaaaaattagtcaaaattttaaagtaaaaatattttttatgacaAACACGAAGAAATAATCGTGAAAGTCTTTTTTTATAGTAATCAAGTCCTCAAGACTAAGacataatctttaaaatatgtttaaatatgtTCCTAATTTTCGAGAAAAATTAGGTGACGACTCTACCGTCTAAAGTTGATTcccaatttatttaaaatattaatttagaacttattttttaaaatcatctagtgaattaacaaattaaaaaacacGAAACCGACAAGAAATCGAGGTggtcacattattattttttttcattatatattaatactcttttaaatcatttaaaaaaaataaatttaatctcttcaaaatcaCTCACCGTAccttaacattatttaaataaagtcaaattattttaataaatctcaaCCTAACAAACTCTTACATGAATATTAAGATGATTTATTTTCTTGCAAACAGAATAACAAggcatcttatttattttaaatcaaattaagatgtgtttaaagaaaattgatcttaaatccttaacatattaaattaaaatattctatttGAATTTCTCTAACAATGATTTTTAAAAGGGTTAGTTGAATTACTCTAAAGTTAGtttgatgttttattttggaataaaaataatttttttataaattaaacatttgtttggtgtaaaaattaaaaaaaatatatagtgttaaaaaagattatttatttaattacccttcaatagtaatataataaattaataataaaattataaaatatttttagtattttatataatttaaagaatGACTTTGATTAGATGGAATGTTTTGagtttataaagaaaattaaaaaaaaaaactaaaaaaactaaaaatatggAACCAACTCTAATTGATTAGTAACTTTTAATTagcatataaaatattatattttctagtCTACTtgtaattgaaatatataaatataaaaaataatcattttcaaaagtacattaataataataaaaataatggtaAAAAAGGCCTATTGAAAAGTCAAGAGCATTGATTAAGTCAAATCTAGTAGTCATTGTCACAACAAAATTACAAGTAACAGTAATTTGGTCAAAATGtttctttcatttcatttaatttaggttaaattgttaaaaaGTCTAATGGTCATATTTTACATCATTCTAACAACCGGTTTactattttagttaatttttaactttaaatgtatttatacaattttaataatttatgagaATAAATGTGtgtataatttttagttttattgaaaaatattaatttcttaataatagtgttaatatataataaaataaataaatgaaaatgtaaCTTTGTGAAGAAGGATGATCTTATGTACTATGTGAAAGGTATGATGAAAGTTGAGACCAAATTATTAGAGTGAAAGCACATAAGTTAGAAATTGTTAGTCTatattgaaacaaaataatctTTGAAGATCTTGACAAATATTGATGTGGTCCACCCTCATTAATAAATAAGGGCTTTTCAACCTTCCACACTATTAGATCCCCTCATTCCCTTCACATTTAAGTTAGCATTTAGTTTAGCTCACCAatctttcaacctaacaaacaCAATCTTTCCACACAAAGATGAAGAATGGTGTTTACACATGGGATGATCCCATAAATAAGTGTAGAAAGAAAATGTTTGAAGGTAAATAACATGTGAAGTTTGGAGGATAAGCACAACAAAAAAgctaaatatcttataaaaaataatgactaAATTGTCAAATTGAGACTCCTTACCGGACTAATTGAAATTTCGAACATCTTATTTTAAATCTCACAATTTGAAACttcttattgttaaaattatacaaaatgagCTTTTGTCTTAAATGTTTTAAACGacattaacttattatctacgtgtcatttataaataaataaacaaaagattCATGTCACTAATTTAAGTACCGAATTTTAGCAAAGTAAGGGTTTTGACTACCAATTCTTAGAGAATCGGTAGTAAAAAACTCTTGATTCGCtaaaatttgatagttaaattagtgattagtattttatttatttaaaatgttacgtaaataataagttaacggcATTTGAAACTGTTAAAATAAAACTTCATTTTGTATAACATTAAGAATCCCAAATTCTGAGATTTAAGAAAAGAGAATAGAAATATGAATTGGGAGAGATTTGATAATAATATACCATTgtgaaaatattctaataaagtacactcaaacatatatatatatatatatatatatatatatatatatatatatatatatatatactgacCAGAAGAAAATGGATTAAAAACTTAATGCTAAAAAGTGTAAATATCAAttctcattaaaataatttgagaagtcataatatagattttatttaatatatggaCATAAACTGTCCGAGGAAAAATGTGATTATGAATAAAAGATATTTGCccacaaataaataatagagtaatgatagggaacgcGAATTTAGGGCCGCGAATGTCcgcgaaaatagaatattctatttaaaaacggaatattctctctttctttaattaatttatctttctttttttctcaataatcaattaatttatctcactaattaatttatttaaaccctaaactgtaaaccctaaactctaaatcctaaaccctaattattaAGTTAGTTTagttgaattataaatttataagaaatgagtgaaaaaaattaatttattaataattagtcaccACCAATtgtggagagaaaataattaacgtgagaataaaaatattagataaacatttataaacaataaaactaaaaaaaaatattaataagtcattaaaaaaaataataaaaaagaaaagaaaaaagagggcataaagaataaataaaaaatatttgataaataaaaaaattgaaaaaatataaaaatataaaaaaataaaagagataaattcataatacaactaaataatgatattaattagggtttgtgatttaggatttaggatttagggtttaaaatttagggtCTAGAGTTTAGAATCTAGAGATTAGAGTTTagtgaaaaaagaaattaa is part of the Impatiens glandulifera chromosome 1, dImpGla2.1, whole genome shotgun sequence genome and encodes:
- the LOC124921293 gene encoding hexokinase-3-like — translated: MGMGKVGFGLVLGCATATFVIAAMMVGKRVRIRRKWRRVVSVMEDMEESCSTSVGRLKQVVDAMAVEMHAGLASEGGSKLKMLLTFVDNLPNGNEKGIYYALHLGGTNFRALRVHLEGNRSQSIKHEVQRQPIPVDLMTSTTEDLFDYIASSLKEFVDKEESSSSSGVPVVERRKQLGLTFSFPVKQTSVSSGILIKWTKGFNIQDMVQRDVSEVLQVSMAKKSLDMRVGALINDTVGTLAVGHYHDPDTVASVIIGTGTNACYFERADAIIKCQGLFTSSGGMVINMEWGNFWSSHLPRTSYDVDLDSDSPNPNDQIFEKMISGMYLGDIVRRVLLRMSQESDVFGEASPKLSQPFVLRTPLMAAMHQDDSPDLAEVAQILKEVLEIEEVPLKVRKLVVKVCDVVTRRGARLAAAGIVGILKKIGRDGSCGYSGGRVNYNNNNNSSNQQNKMRRSVVAIEGGLYTSYSMFREYLHEAMNEILGEEIAKHVVLKVMEDGSGIGAALVAAAQATQSE